From Salvelinus sp. IW2-2015 linkage group LG2, ASM291031v2, whole genome shotgun sequence, one genomic window encodes:
- the LOC111972270 gene encoding gamma-crystallin M2-like — protein sequence MGKIVFFEDKNFQGRSYECSSDCPDLHSFFSRCNSIRVESGCWVLYERPNYAGYQYILTPGEYPDHQQWMGFNDSIRSCRSIKNVYGNSYKIRCYDRPDFAGHMAEWSEDCPSVHEAFKFREFHSAVVTDGAWAFYELPNYRGRQYFLERKEYHSFTDWGATSPVVGSFRRITEF from the exons atggGGAAG ATTGTATTCTTTGAGGATAAGAACTTCCAAGGTCGTAGTTATGAGTGCAGCAGCGACTGCCCAGACCTGCACTCCTTCTTCAGCCGCTGTAACTCTATCAGGGTGGAGAGCGGCTGCTGGGTTCTGTACGAGCGCCCCAACTACGCAGGCTACCAGTACATCCTGACCCCTGGGGAGTACCCTGACCACCAGCAGTGGATGGGCTTCAACGACAGCATCAGATCCTGTCGCTCTATCAAAAAC GTCTATGGAAATTCCTACAAGATCAGATGCTATGACAGGCCAGATTTTGCTGGCCATATGGCAGAGTGGAGTGAGGACTGCCCATCGGTCCACGAAGCATTCAAGTTCCGTGAGTTCCACTCTGCTGTGGTGACGGACGGTGCCTGGGCATTCTACGAGCTGCCCAACTACAGGGGGCGCCAGTACTTCCTGGAGCGCAAAGAGTACCATAGCTTCACGGACTGGGGCGCCACCTCCCCTGTCGTGGGCTCCTTCCGCAGGATTACAGAGTTCTAG
- the LOC111972278 gene encoding gamma-crystallin S-1-like → MEKIVFYEDRNFQGRSYDCKGDSADLHDFFARCNSCRVEGGWWVLYERPNYMGYQYIIGPGEYADYQHWMGFNDCIRSCRVIKKTTGPYKLRLFERPNFDGQSLEVTENLPSVQERFHSREIHSCKVQEGSWVFFEHPNYSGRQYLLERGEYHRYTEWGALHATVGSIRRIIATGER, encoded by the exons ATGGAGAAG ATTGTGTTTTATGAGGACAGGAACTTCCAGGGGCGGTCCTATGACTGCAAAGGAGACTCCGCTGACCTGCATGACTTTTTCGCTCGATGCAACTCTTGTCGGGTGGAGGGCGGCTGGTGGGTCCTCTATGAGCGCCCCAACTACATGGGTTACCAGTACATCATAGGCCCCGGGGAGTATGCAGACTACCAGCACTGGATGGGCTTCAACGACTGCATAAGATCCTGTCGGGTCATCAAAAAA ACCACTGGCCCCTACAAGCTGAGGCTGTTCGAGAGGCCCAACTTCGATGGTCAGTCCCTGGAGGTGACTGAGAACCTGCCCTCTGTCCAGGAACGTTTCCACAGCCGCGAGATCCACTCCTGCAAGGTCCAGGAGGGTTCCTGGGTCTTCTTCGAGCACCCCAACTACAGCGGCCGCCAGTACCTGCTAGAGAGGGGGGAGTACCATCGCTACACCGAGTGGGGAGCTCTGCATGCCACCGTGGGCTCCATCCGTCGCATCATAGCCACTGGAGAGAGATGA